One window of Streptomyces sp. NBC_00273 genomic DNA carries:
- a CDS encoding glycosyltransferase 87 family protein, with product MIPSRTARWATGWLLWLLAAAWALSFPLFSSLAPHRLWGWCAATGYLGAAAATALGRRRAALAVALLGAVAVPLLCLVLTGRGQSEVTVIERSGRLLLESGRLYVDRPGHVEEYTPYLPGMALLGVPRALLGGDGGGDGWVVRLLGDARIWCAAVLFGCLGAARRLLVGGAGGGTGGGPVDGAGGGPVGGPGRLLPVLVASPVVALPLAVSGVDLPLAGLCCLALAAAAAGRPVLSGAALAGACALKWTALPAVAVAVALLAVCRGGRAAVRCALVAFGGTALLVLPAALLQPAELWRQVFAFPTGRAEVPTPASSPLPGRLLAELGSWGWYLTVGLLLAGGLAVTLSLLLRPPRTVAAAADRLALGLTLAFLLAPAGRFGYLALPVLLSVWARSVAVPGVSRVVAGSYRLRPSDGRPRVRNEREGGRFA from the coding sequence ATGATCCCTTCCCGTACCGCCCGGTGGGCCACCGGCTGGTTGCTCTGGTTGCTCGCCGCCGCATGGGCGCTGTCCTTCCCGCTGTTCTCCTCGCTGGCGCCGCACCGGCTGTGGGGCTGGTGCGCCGCCACCGGATACCTCGGGGCCGCCGCGGCCACCGCACTCGGCCGCCGACGCGCGGCGCTCGCCGTCGCCCTGCTGGGCGCCGTCGCCGTACCCCTCCTGTGTCTGGTCCTGACCGGCCGGGGGCAATCGGAGGTGACGGTCATCGAACGGTCCGGACGGCTCCTGCTGGAGTCCGGTCGGCTCTACGTCGACCGGCCCGGGCACGTCGAGGAGTACACCCCCTACCTGCCGGGCATGGCGCTGCTCGGGGTACCGCGTGCGCTGCTGGGGGGCGACGGCGGCGGTGACGGCTGGGTGGTGCGCTTGCTGGGGGACGCCCGCATCTGGTGCGCGGCCGTGCTGTTCGGCTGCCTGGGGGCGGCCCGGCGGCTGCTGGTCGGTGGGGCCGGCGGCGGGACCGGCGGCGGACCGGTCGATGGGGCCGGCGGCGGGCCGGTCGGTGGGCCGGGCCGGCTGCTGCCCGTCCTGGTGGCCTCGCCGGTGGTGGCCCTGCCCCTGGCGGTGAGCGGGGTGGACCTGCCGCTGGCCGGGCTCTGCTGCCTGGCGCTGGCAGCGGCCGCCGCCGGGCGGCCCGTCCTTTCCGGGGCGGCCCTCGCCGGGGCGTGCGCACTGAAGTGGACGGCGCTGCCCGCGGTCGCGGTGGCCGTCGCCCTGCTCGCGGTCTGCCGGGGCGGGCGGGCGGCGGTGCGCTGCGCCCTGGTGGCGTTCGGCGGTACGGCCCTGCTGGTGCTGCCGGCCGCACTGCTCCAGCCGGCGGAGCTGTGGCGCCAGGTGTTCGCCTTCCCCACCGGGCGGGCGGAGGTGCCGACCCCGGCGAGCAGCCCGTTGCCCGGGCGCCTCCTGGCCGAACTGGGTTCCTGGGGCTGGTACCTGACGGTGGGTCTGCTGCTGGCGGGGGGTCTCGCGGTGACCCTCTCCCTGCTCCTCCGGCCGCCGCGTACGGTGGCGGCCGCCGCGGACCGCCTCGCCCTCGGCCTCACGCTGGCCTTCCTCCTGGCCCCGGCGGGCCGCTTCGGGTACCTGGCGCTGCCGGTCCTGCTGTCGGTCTGGGCCCGCTCGGTGGCCGTACCGGGCGTCTCGCGCGTGGTGGCGGGCTCGTACCGGCTCCGACCGTCGGACGGGC